A genomic region of Runella rosea contains the following coding sequences:
- a CDS encoding type II toxin-antitoxin system VapC family toxin, with amino-acid sequence MSYLLDTHTLIWAITEPQKLSATAKKVLINSENEILVSAVSFWEISLKYSIGKLILEGYIPEDFPKAAISTGFKIIPLTDQTTSTYHHLKASYHRDSFDKMLIWQAIQHNFTLISCDGNVHKYESEGLKVIW; translated from the coding sequence ATGAGTTATCTACTTGATACCCATACCCTTATTTGGGCAATAACAGAGCCACAGAAGTTGTCTGCTACCGCAAAAAAAGTGCTTATTAATTCTGAAAATGAGATTTTGGTAAGCGCTGTTAGTTTTTGGGAAATCTCATTAAAGTATTCCATTGGCAAATTAATATTGGAAGGCTATATACCTGAAGATTTTCCGAAAGCTGCCATATCTACGGGCTTTAAGATTATTCCTTTGACCGACCAAACTACTTCTACTTATCATCATCTCAAAGCATCATACCATCGTGACTCATTTGATAAAATGCTTATTTGGCAAGCCATTCAACATAACTTCACTCTCATAAGCTGTGATGGAAATGTACACAAATATGAGAGTGAAGGGTTAAAAGTTATCTGGTAA
- a CDS encoding type II toxin-antitoxin system Phd/YefM family antitoxin — protein sequence MKIMTVGDLKTRFSEVLQEVQAGEEIAVAFGKKKEIVAYLVPKSARKPAKRTLGILANKGKVTFQSDFSMTEEEFLGV from the coding sequence ATGAAAATAATGACTGTTGGAGACTTAAAAACGCGATTCTCGGAGGTACTCCAGGAAGTGCAGGCCGGAGAAGAGATAGCCGTTGCTTTTGGAAAAAAAAAGGAAATTGTTGCTTATCTCGTTCCAAAATCAGCGCGTAAGCCTGCAAAACGTACTTTAGGCATTTTGGCAAACAAAGGAAAAGTCACCTTTCAGAGCGATTTCAGCATGACCGAAGAAGAGTTTTTGGGTGTATGA